The Flaviramulus sp. BrNp1-15 genome has a window encoding:
- a CDS encoding immunoglobulin-like domain-containing protein, with protein MTKTIFSLIFILSLTFSFAQQKFTAKRISISNPSKNSLLKIKRIGIDLNCGPKFVNNNLEMELSYEELLTLKENGIDYTILIDDLTQYYSTRNSIQLPVAKEELKKLKSKPKKKKKFNDTQKSQSLKNILIGNPVQHDECTEINWSVPNNFQLGSMGGCLTVSETLEQLDLMRSLYPNLISVKTNASSIGQKTHGNSTGGTTWSGQPVYYVRISDNPDIDEINEPETLITGMTHAREVNSLMNVMYFMWYILENYNSDSFIKNIIDNQELYFVPIVNPDGLRWNEVIAPSGGGLQRKNLRPGVADNGTTNSGNNLRGVDLNRNFNYYWGWDNSGSSPTTSSNVYRGLTAGSEPETQILQDFVVNHDFKIAVNHHSGLNSIVTSSYNGSISALDSGREDEYAKLCHDLTQYNRYIYGSAPNTLYEANGDTNDWMLGGPPVTSGGQTNSGSGKNILTIAPENGDDFWPSPSLITPIAQRAMRINFLSVIYSGKFVKFHDLNTSTILSTTGNLDFGIEYLGKTYDDITISVTPISSNLTSITSPSVQSGWTKLEQRNLSLPYTLNSNIQPNDKIEFQITISNSDFIIYQANYEKYYQANILFEDNPDIFGVTNWSTNGGSWGITSDAYSGSSAITDSPSGAYSNNESKTISLNTSIDLTNTPEAVVQFFAKWDLERNYDLVQLEASINGGSSWTALCGNYNKPAATSLTNYHLNKSTNTHQSLNGDTVYDGDSMGKWVMEEIYINGVENSFLFNQSNIQFRFRFKSDSSNREDDLTTAFDGFVFDDFKIIGIQIPCVSSTPSNIAVSSITETAATISWDNIPSATFDLRFRETGTTTWIDVFGISSNSLDLTGLTNSTDYEAQVTTSCGSNSSPYTAIINFTTLTPVSCSGPSVSNYPYSESFENTIGLWTQSNADDLNWTVDASGTPSQNTGPSAAQEGSYYIYVEASGNGTGYPNKRAIITSPCFDLTSLSEAQFSFSYHMYGATDMGSIDLEISNDDGATWSSIWNQSGNQGNSWLNVNLNLNAYAGSTIQLRFNRLVGNTWQADIALDNFNLTGVEGNDTTAPIITLVGNALINLNVGDTYSEQGATASDNIDGDISTNIIIGGDVVDTNTAGTYIVTYNVSDAAGNPATQVERTVNVIPDTTVPVITLVGNALIDLNIGNIYTEQGATASDNIDGDISANIIIGGDVVDTNIAGTYILTYNVSDAAGNPATQVERTVNVIPDTTAPVITLVGNTLIDLNVGSTYTEQGATASDNIDGDISANIIIGGDVVDTNIAGTYIVTYNVSDAAGNPATQVERTVNVVPDITAPVITLVGNALIDLNVGSIYTEQGATASDNIDGDISANIIVGGDVVDTNTAGTYIVTYNVSDAAGNPATQVERTINVIPDTTAPVIALIGNALIDLNVGDTYSEQSATASDNVDGDISANIIVGGDVVDTNIAGTYILTYNVSDAAGNPATQVERTVNIIPDTTAPIITLVGNALIDLNVGDIYTEQGATASDNNDGDISANIVIGGDVVDTNNAGSYIVTYNVSDAAGNASIQVERTVNVSNLPTDIILNEGYFETGFDGWIDGGGDCARVSTNFSYEGNYSIRLRDNSGTRSSMTSPALNLSGFNQIEFSFYFYANSMENGEDFGLLYDDGSGFVLVDLWARGSDFQNGQFYNYVVTLDASTYNLTNNGRFRIQCDASANNDQVYIDQVIITGLGSNSAVAKSIENKSLNVPESTNTKNELKIYPNPVKGDVLNIKLSNSVDEISYRIISTLGKIVKTGKTTKEVSVNNLQVGVYFIEVNIENQKIVKRFVKSN; from the coding sequence ATGACAAAGACTATTTTTTCCCTCATTTTTATTCTCAGCTTAACTTTCTCTTTTGCGCAACAAAAATTTACTGCTAAAAGAATATCTATTTCCAATCCTTCAAAGAATTCACTATTAAAGATAAAAAGAATTGGAATTGATTTAAATTGTGGCCCAAAGTTTGTCAATAATAATCTTGAAATGGAACTTAGCTATGAGGAATTACTTACTCTAAAAGAAAATGGAATTGACTATACCATTTTAATTGATGACTTAACTCAATACTATTCTACAAGAAATAGCATTCAATTACCTGTAGCAAAAGAAGAACTTAAAAAACTTAAAAGTAAACCCAAAAAAAAGAAGAAATTTAATGACACACAAAAAAGTCAAAGCCTAAAAAACATTCTAATTGGTAACCCAGTACAGCATGATGAATGTACTGAAATAAACTGGTCTGTGCCAAATAACTTTCAATTAGGAAGTATGGGTGGGTGCTTAACAGTTAGTGAAACACTAGAGCAATTAGATTTGATGCGTAGTTTATATCCTAACCTAATATCTGTAAAAACTAATGCTTCTTCTATAGGTCAAAAAACACATGGCAACTCAACAGGTGGAACAACTTGGTCTGGACAACCTGTTTATTATGTTAGAATTTCTGATAATCCAGATATTGATGAAATCAATGAGCCAGAGACATTAATTACTGGTATGACTCATGCCAGAGAAGTTAATAGCTTAATGAATGTTATGTATTTCATGTGGTATATATTAGAAAACTATAATTCTGATTCTTTTATTAAAAATATAATTGACAACCAAGAATTGTATTTCGTACCAATAGTTAATCCAGATGGTTTACGTTGGAATGAAGTAATTGCACCATCTGGTGGTGGTTTACAGCGAAAAAATTTAAGACCTGGTGTAGCAGATAATGGTACCACAAATTCAGGTAATAACTTAAGAGGAGTTGATTTAAACAGAAATTTCAACTACTATTGGGGTTGGGACAATTCAGGTTCATCTCCTACAACTAGTAGCAATGTCTATAGAGGGCTCACAGCAGGTTCAGAACCTGAAACTCAAATTTTACAAGATTTTGTTGTAAACCACGATTTTAAAATTGCGGTTAATCACCATAGTGGTTTAAATTCTATTGTAACATCATCTTACAATGGAAGTATATCAGCTTTAGATTCGGGAAGGGAAGATGAATATGCTAAATTGTGCCATGATTTAACACAATACAACAGATATATATATGGTTCTGCTCCTAATACACTTTATGAAGCTAATGGAGATACTAATGATTGGATGTTAGGTGGACCTCCAGTAACTTCAGGTGGTCAAACAAACTCTGGTTCAGGTAAAAATATTCTAACAATAGCACCAGAAAATGGTGATGATTTTTGGCCCTCCCCTTCTTTAATTACACCAATTGCACAGCGTGCTATGAGGATTAATTTTTTATCTGTAATTTATTCTGGAAAATTTGTTAAATTTCATGATTTAAATACTAGTACTATTTTATCCACAACTGGAAATTTAGATTTTGGAATTGAGTATTTGGGTAAAACTTATGATGATATTACTATATCAGTAACTCCAATTTCTTCTAATTTAACTTCAATTACTTCTCCTTCCGTGCAATCTGGATGGACAAAATTAGAGCAACGTAACTTAAGTCTGCCTTATACTTTAAATTCAAATATTCAACCTAATGATAAAATTGAATTTCAAATAACTATCAGTAATAGTGACTTCATAATCTATCAAGCCAACTATGAAAAATACTATCAAGCTAATATTTTATTTGAGGACAATCCTGATATTTTTGGAGTAACAAATTGGTCAACTAATGGTGGAAGTTGGGGAATAACATCTGATGCATACTCCGGATCTTCTGCTATAACAGATTCTCCATCTGGCGCTTATAGCAACAACGAATCTAAAACTATAAGTTTGAATACCTCAATAGATTTAACAAATACACCAGAAGCAGTGGTTCAATTTTTTGCTAAATGGGATTTGGAAAGGAATTATGATTTAGTTCAACTTGAGGCTAGCATCAATGGTGGTAGTAGCTGGACAGCCCTTTGCGGAAACTACAATAAACCCGCTGCTACAAGTTTAACAAACTATCATTTAAATAAGAGTACAAATACACATCAATCTTTAAATGGAGATACTGTTTATGATGGTGATAGTATGGGTAAATGGGTTATGGAAGAAATCTATATAAATGGTGTTGAGAATAGCTTTTTATTTAATCAAAGTAATATACAATTTAGATTCAGATTTAAAAGTGATAGTTCTAATAGAGAAGATGACTTAACCACTGCTTTTGATGGTTTTGTTTTTGATGATTTTAAAATTATAGGCATTCAAATACCTTGTGTCTCATCTACTCCATCAAATATAGCTGTATCTTCAATTACTGAAACAGCAGCAACTATAAGTTGGGATAATATTCCTTCTGCAACTTTCGATTTGAGATTTCGAGAAACAGGAACTACTACTTGGATTGATGTGTTTGGAATTTCATCAAACTCATTAGATTTAACTGGTCTTACAAATTCTACAGATTATGAAGCTCAAGTAACAACTTCTTGTGGTTCTAACTCCTCTCCTTATACAGCAATAATAAACTTTACAACACTAACACCTGTATCTTGTTCAGGGCCATCTGTAAGCAATTATCCATACTCTGAAAGTTTTGAAAACACAATAGGGCTTTGGACACAATCAAATGCAGATGATTTAAACTGGACTGTTGACGCTAGTGGAACACCATCTCAGAATACAGGGCCATCTGCTGCTCAAGAAGGCTCATATTATATATACGTTGAAGCATCTGGAAATGGAACGGGATATCCAAATAAAAGAGCCATTATTACCTCTCCTTGTTTCGATTTAACCAGCTTAAGCGAAGCTCAATTCAGTTTTTCTTATCATATGTATGGTGCCACAGATATGGGTTCTATCGATTTAGAAATTAGTAATGATGATGGAGCTACCTGGTCTAGCATTTGGAACCAATCTGGAAATCAAGGAAATTCTTGGTTAAATGTAAACTTAAATTTGAACGCTTACGCAGGAAGCACAATTCAATTACGTTTTAATAGACTTGTGGGCAACACTTGGCAAGCAGATATAGCATTAGATAATTTTAACTTAACTGGAGTTGAAGGTAATGACACCACCGCTCCTATAATCACACTTGTTGGTAATGCTTTAATCAACCTAAACGTTGGAGACACATACTCTGAACAAGGTGCTACAGCTTCTGATAATATTGATGGTGATATATCAACTAACATTATTATTGGTGGCGATGTGGTTGATACCAATACCGCTGGAACCTACATTGTAACTTACAATGTAAGTGATGCCGCAGGCAACCCCGCAACTCAAGTAGAAAGAACGGTTAATGTTATTCCAGACACAACCGTTCCTGTAATCACACTTGTTGGTAATGCTTTAATAGACTTAAATATTGGAAACATTTACACAGAACAAGGCGCTACAGCTTCTGACAATATTGATGGTGATATCTCTGCTAATATTATTATTGGTGGCGATGTGGTTGATACCAATATCGCTGGAACCTATATTCTAACCTACAATGTAAGTGATGCCGCAGGCAACCCCGCAACTCAAGTAGAGAGAACGGTTAATGTTATTCCAGACACAACCGCTCCTGTAATCACACTTGTTGGTAATACTTTAATCGACTTAAATGTTGGAAGCACTTACACAGAACAAGGTGCAACTGCTTCTGATAATATTGATGGTGATATTTCTGCTAATATTATTATTGGTGGCGATGTGGTTGATACCAATATCGCTGGAACCTATATTGTAACCTATAATGTAAGTGATGCCGCTGGCAATCCTGCAACTCAAGTAGAAAGAACGGTTAATGTTGTTCCAGACATAACCGCTCCTGTAATCACACTTGTCGGTAATGCTTTAATAGACTTAAATGTTGGAAGCATTTACACAGAACAAGGCGCTACAGCTTCTGATAATATTGATGGTGATATTTCAGCCAACATCATTGTTGGTGGCGATGTGGTTGACACCAATACCGCTGGAACCTATATTGTAACTTATAATGTAAGTGATGCCGCAGGTAACCCCGCAACTCAAGTAGAGAGAACGATTAATGTTATTCCAGATACAACCGCTCCTGTAATCGCTCTTATCGGTAATGCTTTAATCGACTTAAATGTTGGGGACACTTACTCTGAACAAAGCGCTACAGCTTCTGATAATGTTGATGGTGATATCTCTGCTAATATTATTGTTGGTGGCGATGTGGTTGATACCAATATCGCTGGAACCTATATTTTAACTTACAATGTAAGTGATGCCGCAGGTAATCCTGCAACTCAAGTAGAGAGGACGGTTAATATTATTCCAGACACAACCGCTCCTATAATCACTCTTGTTGGTAATGCTTTAATCGACTTAAATGTTGGGGACATATACACAGAACAAGGTGCGACTGCTTCTGATAATAATGACGGTGATATTTCTGCCAACATTGTTATTGGGGGTGATGTGGTTGATACCAATAACGCTGGAAGCTATATTGTAACCTACAATGTAAGTGATGCTGCTGGAAATGCCTCTATACAAGTAGAAAGAACCGTGAATGTTAGTAACTTACCAACAGATATCATACTTAACGAAGGCTATTTTGAAACTGGATTTGACGGATGGATTGATGGAGGTGGTGATTGTGCAAGGGTCTCAACGAATTTTTCTTATGAAGGAAATTACTCTATTAGGCTAAGAGACAACTCAGGGACTAGATCGTCTATGACTTCTCCTGCTTTAAACTTATCTGGTTTTAATCAAATAGAATTTAGTTTCTATTTTTATGCTAACAGTATGGAAAATGGAGAAGATTTTGGTTTGCTATATGATGACGGATCAGGCTTTGTATTAGTTGATTTATGGGCTAGAGGTTCAGATTTTCAGAATGGGCAATTCTACAATTATGTTGTGACTCTTGATGCATCAACATACAACTTAACTAACAATGGTAGGTTTAGAATACAGTGTGATGCATCTGCAAATAATGATCAAGTCTATATAGATCAAGTAATAATTACTGGATTAGGTAGTAATTCAGCTGTAGCTAAGTCAATTGAAAATAAATCTTTGAATGTTCCAGAAAGCACAAATACTAAAAATGAATTGAAAATATACCCTAATCCTGTTAAAGGAGATGTATTAAATATTAAACTCTCTAATTCTGTTGATGA
- a CDS encoding choice-of-anchor D domain-containing protein, producing the protein MKKITLSVSNHIMLYALLLLSSTLFSQTCGTTISTFPYSEDFEASEGAWTQDTGDNFNWSRDSAGTPSGDTGPNTGNGDTFYMFTEASNPRVNGDIANFESPCFDLSSVVSAQFTFSYHMFGIEMGTLNVDVSTDNGSSYPTNLFTQAGQVQTSNGAAWTTVNLDLTAYAGSTIKLRFSGVRGSGYRSDMAIDNVSMTAVLGSAPEINIQGNATDIADGDTTPSTTDDTDFGNVDIAAGTNANTFTIQNTGTGALNLTSGPLVSIGGTHAADFTVTANPSTPVSVGGNTTFTITFNPSALGLRTATVTIANDDSNENPYNFNIQGFGTSSAREINIIGNGNSIVNGDTTPSTTDDTDFGNILIASGNSTHTFTIENLGTSQSLNLTGGSPYVTISGAHAADFTLNTIPSSPISASSSTTFEITFDPSAAGLRTASISIANNDGDENPYTFDIQGTGVTGPPIYTIYYENFDNNDGGWTMTNAGIGSTWAYGTNTTEAGEGNYWYTNNYNNYATSTSTYATSPIIDLTGFNNLEFSIDVRYNTDSNDGALIEYSTNGITWTTLGAMGSGTKWYNVASVNALGAVNGWSGNNDTASFTPARNLSEQATIDLPTALDNNPTVQFRVHFATQTANGDGFMFDNVFVKGDHITPLPDPTYGPGGVNANLKLWLKADSEAGVVTNGTDIALWNDQAQDNDAVSVTTNSPVYYNSATENINFNPYVDFVKANQDVMKGKGGYFAREYFIVVQTDGIIDFQVANTQAPISGRHATQTMHSDGSGLYFGAGSQRFTNYDSMVNHMVSTVPTSLGGLGADGSYGRTYSSATDFYDNEVIVFNIKNNPAGNSTEIYKNGIRIDNATGEVSSSPYDPLPFVEYLNSYFCLGSGRISINGHPFDTFFDGKISEVLSYSQTNSSLDQHKILSSLAIKYGITLHETNSTTAVNLNDKDYIDSQGNIIWDTSANTGYNFDVAGIGRDDVGQLNQKQSSSSNDEVDGTGLIEGILSIGLSDIYDTNTDNISSNPTTFNDRQYLMWGNNGADLNLAATPIAVDMSAGIAGLSTPVSFIAMQRVWKVVENGGNIPSCKVRIPQNAIRNITPPGSYLMFISDTGIFDPTADYRVMVPDGSGNLETNYDFDATKYITFGYAPQVIAERSVYFDGSVDYIDVEDNLDLNTSNFTVSAWIKRDSGTSDASIVSKRNAANTEGYDLRLDGSSRLSFTVNGGTGSLTSSVSIPADEWHQVAVIYSGGTATLYIDGVADTSAALPSPVATSQAFLIAAADGYDPDTTDFFAGNIDEVRVWDRALSAVQLRYIMNQEISNDVTLALEYGDVIPTTITKNEISSIPWTDLAGYYPMSVYTYTNTNDLSGNGNQGALRNLDTVDFQTAPLPYESQASGSWDSNATWLNNAVQYLPNSLSIIDGTTSIDWNIVELNHDVYLGSSPTAARTRDCTVESLTINGVDLQINGDTTTNTGIGLTVTHYLQLNGTIDLEGESQLIQDTGSDLDPTSSGTLERDQQGTADTYTYNYWSSPVGFVNNTTNNNSYRLTDVFSNVGFLTSGYNGTSSPVAIADYWVWKFNNLTSDDYSSWQHVRSSGSLLVGEGFTMKGPGTGSISTDENYILLGKPNNGDINLPISAGNDYLVGNPYPSAIDADQFITDNGPTISGADIGPIINGTLYFWEHWGGGSHVLREYQGGYATYTLAGGVPSASLGTNDPDVGTGGTPTKTPGRYIPVAQGFFVTAENAGTIQFNNGQRVFQREGGASSLFVKSANTKNAKTNNSGNNDSDLRPKIRIGFNSINTIHRQLLVTVDENATPNYDWGYDAPYNEDQMDDMYWMLNNEKYTIQATNEINNQSVLPIGVHTKNNGLNTITIDKLENTPSDLNIYLHDKALDVYHDLKESDYEIYLNAGEYLDRFEITFVNQNSLETNDFESDNLEVYYSNEKESIVINNPTLKTIQSINMYNILGQNVFKTNKSTTDNYLELSAKQIKTGAYIIKIKTEENTIAKKVLIK; encoded by the coding sequence ATGAAAAAAATTACACTCTCAGTTAGTAATCATATAATGTTATATGCATTATTACTACTCTCAAGTACATTATTTTCTCAAACATGTGGAACTACAATAAGCACTTTTCCTTACAGTGAAGATTTTGAAGCATCTGAAGGTGCTTGGACACAAGATACTGGAGATAATTTTAATTGGTCCAGAGACTCTGCTGGCACACCCTCTGGGGACACAGGTCCTAATACTGGTAATGGAGATACATTCTATATGTTTACAGAGGCTTCAAATCCAAGAGTTAATGGTGATATTGCTAATTTTGAAAGCCCTTGTTTTGATCTTTCATCGGTTGTTAGTGCGCAATTTACATTTAGTTATCATATGTTTGGTATAGAAATGGGTACATTAAATGTAGATGTGAGTACAGATAACGGATCTTCATACCCTACAAATCTATTTACACAAGCAGGACAAGTACAAACTTCAAATGGTGCCGCTTGGACAACAGTGAACTTAGATTTAACCGCTTATGCTGGCAGTACTATAAAATTGAGATTTTCTGGTGTTAGAGGAAGTGGTTATAGAAGTGATATGGCTATAGATAATGTTTCAATGACAGCAGTACTTGGCTCAGCTCCGGAAATAAATATTCAAGGTAATGCTACAGATATCGCTGATGGCGACACTACTCCATCAACCACAGATGATACAGATTTTGGTAATGTTGATATTGCTGCAGGCACAAATGCTAATACATTTACCATACAAAATACAGGAACTGGAGCTCTTAACTTAACTAGTGGTCCTTTAGTAAGTATTGGTGGGACACATGCTGCAGATTTTACAGTAACAGCAAACCCAAGTACACCTGTTTCCGTTGGAGGCAATACAACCTTTACTATAACGTTTAACCCAAGTGCATTAGGATTAAGAACTGCAACAGTGACTATTGCTAATGACGATAGTAACGAAAACCCATATAATTTTAACATACAAGGATTTGGTACCAGTTCTGCTAGAGAAATAAACATTATTGGTAATGGGAATAGTATAGTAAATGGAGATACAACACCTTCAACAACCGATGATACTGATTTTGGAAACATACTCATAGCAAGTGGAAATAGCACCCATACTTTTACTATTGAAAATTTGGGTACAAGTCAAAGTCTAAATTTAACAGGGGGTTCTCCTTATGTTACAATATCTGGAGCACATGCTGCCGATTTTACTTTAAATACCATACCTAGTTCACCGATATCTGCCAGTAGTTCAACTACATTTGAAATAACATTCGACCCTAGTGCTGCTGGATTAAGAACTGCAAGCATTTCAATTGCTAATAATGATGGTGATGAAAACCCTTATACTTTTGATATTCAAGGAACAGGAGTTACCGGCCCTCCTATTTACACTATTTATTATGAAAATTTTGATAATAATGATGGGGGTTGGACCATGACAAATGCGGGTATTGGATCTACATGGGCTTATGGTACAAATACTACAGAAGCTGGGGAAGGTAATTATTGGTATACCAACAACTATAATAACTACGCTACAAGTACATCTACTTATGCAACCAGTCCAATTATTGATTTAACCGGTTTTAATAATTTGGAATTTAGTATTGATGTTAGATATAATACAGATTCTAATGATGGTGCTTTAATAGAATATTCAACAAATGGGATAACGTGGACTACCTTAGGTGCAATGGGTTCTGGTACTAAATGGTATAACGTTGCAAGTGTTAATGCTTTGGGTGCAGTGAATGGATGGAGCGGAAATAACGATACAGCTTCTTTTACACCTGCCAGAAACTTATCTGAACAAGCTACTATTGACCTTCCAACAGCATTAGATAATAATCCTACCGTTCAATTTAGAGTTCATTTTGCAACTCAAACCGCTAATGGTGATGGATTTATGTTTGATAATGTTTTTGTGAAAGGTGATCACATCACACCCCTACCCGATCCTACCTATGGACCAGGCGGTGTTAATGCAAACTTAAAACTATGGTTGAAAGCTGATTCTGAAGCCGGTGTAGTTACAAATGGAACTGATATAGCTTTATGGAATGACCAAGCTCAAGATAATGATGCCGTTAGTGTTACTACTAATAGCCCTGTTTACTATAACAGTGCAACAGAAAATATAAACTTCAACCCGTATGTTGATTTTGTCAAAGCTAATCAGGATGTAATGAAAGGTAAAGGTGGTTATTTTGCTAGAGAGTATTTTATTGTTGTACAAACTGATGGAATAATAGATTTTCAAGTGGCCAACACTCAAGCCCCAATTTCTGGAAGACATGCTACACAAACTATGCATAGTGATGGTTCTGGATTATATTTTGGAGCTGGTTCTCAGAGATTTACAAACTACGATTCAATGGTAAACCATATGGTTAGTACCGTACCAACAAGTTTAGGTGGTTTGGGTGCTGATGGGTCATATGGACGAACATATTCCAGTGCAACAGATTTTTATGATAACGAAGTCATAGTTTTTAACATAAAAAATAATCCTGCAGGTAATTCAACAGAAATTTACAAAAATGGTATAAGGATAGATAATGCAACAGGAGAAGTATCATCATCTCCTTACGACCCACTACCATTTGTTGAATATCTAAATTCATATTTTTGTCTTGGAAGTGGTAGAATTTCAATAAACGGTCACCCTTTCGACACTTTTTTTGATGGCAAAATATCAGAAGTTTTAAGTTACTCTCAAACTAATTCATCTTTAGATCAACATAAAATTTTGTCATCTTTGGCCATTAAATACGGTATTACTTTACATGAGACAAACAGTACAACTGCTGTTAACTTAAATGATAAAGACTATATTGATTCTCAAGGCAATATAATTTGGGATACATCAGCAAATACCGGTTATAATTTTGATGTAGCTGGTATTGGTAGAGATGATGTTGGACAATTAAACCAAAAACAATCTAGCAGTTCAAACGACGAAGTAGACGGTACTGGACTTATAGAAGGTATTTTAAGTATTGGGTTATCTGATATTTATGACACCAATACAGATAACATTTCAAGCAATCCTACAACTTTTAACGACAGACAATATTTAATGTGGGGTAATAATGGAGCTGATTTAAATCTTGCTGCAACGCCAATAGCTGTAGATATGAGTGCTGGTATTGCTGGATTATCTACGCCTGTGTCCTTTATTGCTATGCAACGTGTTTGGAAAGTTGTTGAAAATGGAGGAAACATTCCATCCTGTAAAGTTAGAATTCCTCAAAATGCGATAAGAAATATTACGCCACCAGGAAGTTATTTAATGTTTATATCTGATACTGGTATTTTTGACCCAACAGCAGATTATAGGGTTATGGTACCTGATGGAAGTGGAAACCTTGAAACTAATTACGATTTTGACGCTACCAAATACATAACCTTTGGTTATGCACCTCAAGTTATTGCAGAACGTTCAGTATATTTTGATGGCTCTGTAGATTATATAGATGTAGAAGACAATTTAGACTTAAACACATCTAATTTTACTGTTTCAGCATGGATTAAAAGAGATTCTGGAACATCAGATGCATCTATAGTATCTAAAAGAAATGCTGCAAATACAGAAGGTTATGATTTAAGACTTGATGGTTCTTCTCGTTTAAGTTTTACTGTAAACGGTGGTACTGGCTCTTTGACATCTTCTGTTAGTATTCCCGCTGATGAATGGCACCAGGTAGCAGTTATATATAGTGGTGGTACAGCAACCTTATACATTGATGGTGTTGCAGATACATCTGCGGCCTTACCATCTCCAGTTGCAACATCTCAAGCTTTTTTAATCGCGGCTGCTGATGGATATGACCCAGACACAACAGATTTTTTTGCAGGTAACATAGATGAAGTAAGAGTTTGGGATAGAGCATTAAGTGCTGTACAGTTGAGATATATAATGAATCAAGAGATTTCAAACGATGTAACCTTAGCCTTAGAATATGGAGATGTTATACCAACAACTATTACTAAAAATGAAATAAGCTCTATACCTTGGACAGATTTAGCGGGTTATTACCCTATGTCTGTCTACACATATACAAATACAAATGATTTATCTGGAAATGGCAATCAAGGTGCTCTAAGAAATCTGGATACTGTAGATTTTCAAACTGCTCCTCTTCCCTATGAGTCGCAAGCAAGCGGTTCTTGGGATTCTAATGCTACTTGGTTAAATAATGCTGTACAATATTTACCAAATTCTTTATCTATAATAGATGGTACTACATCCATTGATTGGAATATTGTTGAACTAAATCATGACGTGTATTTAGGTAGTTCTCCAACAGCTGCAAGAACTAGAGATTGTACAGTAGAAAGTTTAACTATTAATGGTGTTGATTTACAAATTAATGGAGATACAACTACAAATACCGGGATTGGTTTAACCGTAACCCATTATTTGCAACTAAATGGTACAATAGATTTAGAAGGAGAATCTCAACTAATACAAGATACTGGTAGTGATTTAGATCCAACAAGTTCTGGTACTTTAGAAAGAGACCAGCAAGGTACCGCTGATACCTATACATATAATTATTGGTCATCGCCAGTAGGTTTTGTTAATAATACTACTAATAATAATAGTTATAGGCTAACTGATGTATTCTCTAATGTAGGTTTTTTAACTTCTGGTTATAATGGAACATCATCACCTGTAGCTATTGCAGATTATTGGGTTTGGAAATTTAACAACCTCACAAGTGATGATTATTCTTCATGGCAACATGTAAGAAGTTCGGGTAGTCTGTTAGTAGGTGAAGGCTTTACAATGAAAGGTCCAGGAACTGGCTCTATTTCTACAGACGAAAACTACATTCTTCTAGGAAAACCAAATAATGGAGATATTAATTTACCTATAAGCGCAGGAAACGACTATTTAGTTGGTAATCCATATCCATCAGCAATTGATGCAGATCAATTTATTACTGATAATGGACCCACAATATCAGGTGCAGATATAGGTCCTATAATTAATGGTACATTATATTTCTGGGAGCATTGGGGCGGTGGCTCTCACGTTTTAAGAGAATACCAAGGTGGATATGCAACATATACTTTAGCTGGAGGTGTTCCTTCTGCTTCATTGGGTACAAACGATCCAGATGTAGGTACCGGTGGTACACCAACAAAAACTCCAGGTCGTTACATTCCTGTTGCTCAAGGATTTTTTGTAACTGCCGAAAATGCAGGAACAATACAATTTAATAATGGGCAACGTGTATTCCAAAGAGAAGGCGGTGCTAGTTCATTGTTTGTAAAATCTGCAAATACTAAAAATGCAAAAACAAATAATTCTGGAAATAATGATTCTGATTTAAGACCTAAAATTAGAATTGGTTTTAATTCAATAAATACCATACACAGACAACTTTTAGTTACTGTAGATGAGAATGCAACTCCTAATTACGATTGGGGCTACGATGCACCTTATAACGAAGACCAAATGGATGATATGTATTGGATGTTAAATAACGAAAAATATACTATTCAAGCCACTAATGAAATTAATAATCAATCAGTGCTTCCTATAGGTGTTCATACCAAAAACAATGGTTTAAATACCATTACAATTGATAAATTAGAAAATACACCTAGTGATTTAAATATTTATTTACACGATAAAGCATTAGACGTTTATCATGATTTAAAGGAAAGCGATTATGAAATATATTTAAATGCTGGAGAATATTTAGACCGATTTGAAATTACTTTTGTTAATCAAAACTCATTAGAAACTAATGATTTTGAAAGTGATAATCTTGAAGTTTATTATTCAAACGAAAAAGAAAGCATTGTTATTAATAACCCAACACTAAAAACGATACAATCTATAAATATGTATAATATTTTAGGACAAAACGTTTTTAAAACTAATAAAAGTACAACCGATAACTATTTAGAATTAAGTGCTAAACAAATTAAAACCGGTGCTTATATAATAAAAATAAAAACTGAAGAAAATACAATAGCTAAAAAAGTGTTGATAAAATAA